The following are from one region of the Jeongeupia sp. USM3 genome:
- a CDS encoding HD domain-containing phosphohydrolase, with product MPEPRAATRRRLSYPLHLHIAYLFVALITVYALINTFYQYQSTRQMLLTATESLFNQIGSQTVRTVEGIYTPALTVVDLLAQQHLMYAFDLDERLESLAYLTEALQSQPSLSAIYIGYENGDFFLVRKLTGAPLIGAAQPLPPGTAFLVQSLVDGDGAFLYYRRDLSLIEKRFAPGYRFDPRTRPWYLSAIGRPAHQISDPYLFFTTREVGTTLSRRTANGRSVVGADITLAALDTVLAKEKMTPGAVLGIVDGKGHVIAASNGQTLMREAGNHQVRQARVAELKQPVLERLIEPVFERGAAKTLSVGGQDWLGFAAPIPLRGGNALLLAVGAPQNELLLEAQRLRTRSLLIAITILLVAALAAYVISKLASRPLKALTEEAQQIRAMRFGRSAPITSFISEIDELAQAMALMKSTIHNFLDIGEAMAAEKRFEPLLARILEETTQIAQAKGGVIYLAGEHGELVPAQARLDDAALADPRALPTLTSSSDGVHPALIAAGGGSTLASLLTPTLNDWYGAFGRFDKPLTTISIPLKNRQDELVGVIFLLQDEKVLRYGVGRELITLVEALSGTAAVTIETQRLILEQKKLLESFIQLVAGAIDAKSPYTGGHCQRVPELTKMLARAACNASSGPFAGFALSDDDWEELHIAAWLHDCGKVTTPEYVVDKATKLETIYDRIHEVRMRFEVLKRDAEIAMLEAVAAGGDREALAARLREQWAELDDEFAFVAECNLGGEFMAPERVGRLQAIAARSWQRTLDDRLGISHDELLRKGDVPQTLPVTEPLLADRPEHRFPRSPRDALPEGHGFRMTVPELLYNRGELHNLAIGRGTLSDEDRYKINEHIVQTIVMLEKLPFPRHLRRVPEIAGGHHEKMDGKGYPKRLKRDEMSATARMMAIADIFEALTAVDRPYKKGKTLSQSIAIMSKMRDDAHIDPELFALFLNSGVYLDYARRYLRPEQIDDVDVARALG from the coding sequence ATGCCAGAACCGCGAGCCGCGACCAGACGGCGACTGAGCTACCCGCTGCACCTGCATATCGCCTATCTGTTTGTCGCACTGATCACCGTCTACGCGCTGATCAACACCTTCTACCAGTACCAGAGCACGCGGCAGATGCTGCTCACGGCGACCGAGAGCCTGTTCAACCAGATCGGTTCGCAAACGGTCCGCACCGTCGAGGGGATCTACACGCCGGCGCTGACGGTGGTCGACCTCTTGGCGCAGCAGCACCTGATGTACGCCTTCGATCTGGACGAGCGGCTCGAGAGCCTTGCCTACCTGACCGAAGCGCTGCAGAGCCAGCCCAGCCTGTCGGCGATCTACATCGGCTACGAGAACGGCGACTTCTTCCTCGTGCGCAAGCTGACCGGTGCGCCGCTGATCGGTGCGGCACAGCCGCTGCCGCCCGGTACGGCCTTCCTGGTACAGAGCCTGGTCGACGGCGACGGCGCCTTTCTCTATTACCGCCGCGACCTGAGCCTGATCGAGAAACGCTTCGCGCCCGGCTACCGTTTCGACCCGCGCACCCGGCCGTGGTACCTGAGCGCCATCGGCAGGCCGGCGCACCAGATCAGCGATCCTTACCTGTTCTTCACCACGCGCGAAGTCGGCACCACGCTGTCGCGGCGCACCGCCAACGGCCGCAGCGTCGTCGGCGCCGACATCACGCTGGCTGCGCTCGATACCGTGCTCGCCAAGGAGAAGATGACGCCGGGGGCGGTGCTCGGCATCGTCGACGGCAAGGGGCACGTCATTGCCGCATCGAACGGGCAGACGCTGATGCGCGAGGCCGGCAATCATCAGGTCAGGCAGGCGCGGGTGGCCGAGCTGAAACAGCCGGTGCTCGAGCGCCTGATCGAGCCCGTGTTCGAGCGCGGTGCGGCAAAAACGCTGAGCGTCGGCGGGCAGGACTGGCTCGGTTTCGCGGCGCCGATCCCCTTGCGCGGCGGCAATGCGCTGCTGCTGGCGGTTGGCGCGCCGCAGAACGAGCTGTTGCTCGAGGCGCAGCGCCTGCGCACGCGCTCCTTGTTGATCGCCATCACGATCCTGCTGGTGGCCGCACTGGCGGCCTATGTGATCTCCAAGCTGGCGTCGCGCCCCTTGAAGGCGTTGACCGAAGAGGCGCAGCAGATCCGCGCGATGCGCTTCGGCAGATCGGCGCCGATCACGTCGTTCATCTCCGAGATCGACGAGCTGGCACAGGCGATGGCGCTGATGAAGTCGACGATCCACAACTTCCTCGACATCGGCGAGGCGATGGCGGCCGAGAAGCGCTTCGAGCCGCTGCTGGCACGCATCCTCGAGGAAACGACGCAGATCGCCCAGGCCAAGGGCGGGGTGATCTACCTCGCCGGCGAACACGGCGAGCTGGTGCCGGCACAGGCCAGGCTCGACGACGCGGCGCTGGCCGATCCGCGCGCGCTGCCGACGCTGACGTCGAGCAGCGACGGCGTCCACCCGGCGCTGATCGCCGCCGGTGGCGGCAGCACGCTGGCGTCCTTGCTGACGCCGACGCTCAACGACTGGTACGGTGCCTTCGGCCGTTTCGACAAGCCGTTGACGACGATCTCGATTCCGCTGAAAAACCGCCAGGACGAGCTGGTCGGCGTCATCTTCCTGCTGCAGGACGAAAAGGTGCTGCGCTACGGCGTCGGCCGCGAGCTGATCACGCTGGTCGAGGCGCTGTCGGGCACGGCGGCGGTGACGATCGAGACGCAGCGGCTGATCCTCGAACAGAAGAAGCTGCTCGAATCGTTCATCCAGCTCGTTGCCGGCGCGATCGACGCCAAGAGCCCGTATACCGGCGGCCACTGCCAGCGGGTGCCCGAACTGACCAAGATGCTCGCGCGCGCCGCGTGCAACGCCAGCAGCGGGCCGTTCGCCGGCTTCGCGCTGTCCGACGACGACTGGGAGGAACTGCATATTGCCGCGTGGCTGCACGACTGCGGCAAGGTGACGACGCCCGAGTACGTCGTCGACAAGGCGACCAAGCTCGAGACGATCTACGACCGGATCCACGAGGTGCGGATGCGCTTCGAGGTGCTCAAGCGCGATGCCGAAATCGCCATGCTCGAGGCGGTGGCCGCCGGTGGCGACCGCGAAGCGCTGGCGGCGCGGCTGCGCGAGCAGTGGGCAGAACTCGACGACGAGTTCGCCTTCGTCGCCGAGTGCAATCTCGGCGGCGAGTTCATGGCGCCCGAGCGGGTCGGGCGGCTGCAGGCGATCGCCGCGCGCAGCTGGCAGCGCACGCTCGACGACCGGCTCGGCATTTCGCACGACGAGCTGCTCAGGAAGGGCGATGTGCCCCAGACGCTGCCGGTGACCGAGCCGCTGCTGGCCGACCGGCCCGAGCACCGTTTCCCGCGCAGCCCGCGCGATGCGCTGCCCGAGGGCCACGGCTTCCGGATGACCGTGCCCGAACTGCTTTACAACCGCGGCGAGCTGCACAACCTCGCGATCGGCCGCGGCACGCTGTCGGACGAGGACCGCTACAAGATCAACGAGCACATCGTCCAGACCATCGTGATGCTCGAGAAGCTGCCCTTCCCGCGCCACCTCAGGCGCGTGCCGGAGATCGCCGGCGGCCACCACGAGAAGATGGACGGCAAGGGCTATCCGAAACGGCTCAAGCGCGACGAAATGAGCGCGACGGCGCGGATGATGGCGATCGCCGACATCTTCGAGGCGCTGACCGCGGTCGACCGGCCATACAAGAAGGGCAAGACGCTGTCGCAGTCGATCGCGATCATGAGCAAGATGCGCGACGACGCGCACATCGACCCCGAGCTGTTCGCGCTGTTCCTCAACAGTGGCGTCTATCTCGACTATGCCAGGCGCTATCTGCGCCCCGAGCAGATCGACGACGTCGACGTCGCCAGGGCGCTGGGCTGA
- a CDS encoding DUF1289 domain-containing protein, with protein MNAKHRPDTPCIAVCSTGLGDDVCRGCGRTYIEVANWVSMSEAEKDAVWVRLEAHWAAQGLTPPWLGR; from the coding sequence ATGAACGCCAAGCACCGCCCCGACACCCCCTGCATTGCCGTCTGCTCGACCGGGCTCGGCGACGACGTCTGCCGCGGTTGCGGCCGCACCTATATCGAAGTCGCCAACTGGGTGTCGATGAGCGAGGCCGAGAAGGACGCCGTCTGGGTGCGGCTCGAGGCGCACTGGGCGGCGCAGGGGCTGACGCCGCCGTGGCTGGGCCGCTGA
- a CDS encoding DUF2971 domain-containing protein, with product MTHPEKLYKYTSSNTALIVLQNSRLRWSSPLLFNDPAEFQRMPRFEPTIAEASKEFPETLLKIATEKTNIDESTLSPSARLLLRITRELIIQKIPNAEIIAALATPRNEDPDTYVASGLRDFIGSALLSTARVICLTTNHSNDAMWANYAEGHKGCVLGFRHIPELSTPFLEAKQTRYSESPPVVGAGLDFLLYGDTKQLRESTMRAICYTKKSEWAYEQEWRAITWRPNEGDSQFGDYKFHPNELESVTLGTKISPDTELIIKQLLRDIYPSCSLYRLEMKNGETIRTPINHCVSDA from the coding sequence ATGACGCACCCAGAAAAACTCTATAAGTACACCTCGTCCAACACTGCTTTGATCGTCTTACAGAACTCTCGCCTAAGATGGTCAAGCCCATTGCTTTTCAACGATCCGGCCGAGTTCCAGCGCATGCCACGCTTTGAGCCAACGATTGCCGAAGCTTCTAAAGAATTCCCTGAAACTCTGCTTAAAATAGCGACTGAGAAAACCAATATTGACGAGTCAACCCTTTCTCCATCCGCAAGACTCTTACTTAGAATCACAAGAGAGCTAATTATTCAAAAAATTCCTAACGCAGAAATAATTGCCGCACTTGCTACACCTAGAAATGAAGACCCAGATACCTATGTAGCATCTGGCCTGCGTGATTTTATCGGAAGCGCGCTCTTATCCACTGCACGGGTAATTTGTCTCACAACCAATCACAGCAACGATGCAATGTGGGCAAATTACGCCGAGGGTCATAAGGGGTGTGTTCTAGGATTTAGGCACATTCCAGAGTTGTCTACGCCATTTCTTGAAGCAAAACAAACAAGATACTCTGAAAGCCCTCCAGTAGTTGGAGCGGGGCTTGACTTTCTTCTTTATGGAGATACCAAGCAGCTGAGAGAATCTACGATGAGAGCTATTTGCTATACAAAAAAATCTGAATGGGCATACGAACAAGAATGGCGAGCTATTACGTGGCGCCCAAATGAAGGAGACTCACAATTTGGTGATTACAAATTTCATCCTAATGAACTAGAATCGGTAACTCTCGGGACAAAAATTTCGCCAGACACGGAGTTGATCATCAAGCAGTTATTGCGAGACATCTACCCATCTTGCAGCTTATATCGTTTAGAAATGAAAAATGGCGAGACGATTCGCACCCCCATAAACCAC
- a CDS encoding glycosyltransferase family 1 protein produces MNILIVTDAWEPQVNGVVRTLKQTRRELEKLGHSVELITPQDFTTFPCPTYPEIRLSWRPGKKIAARIEAFRPDAIHIATEGPLGLAARKYCIRHKLPFTTAYHSRFPEYVQLRFGIPVAWTYRWLARFHNAAEATMAPTRVVVDDLKARGFTKTVMWSRGVDLDIFKPVTRDKLQTRRPIFVYVGRVAVEKNVEAFLELDLPGSKWVCGDGPAAAALKAKYPGVNWLGVLSQDELAEVYSAADVFVFPSRTDTFGLVLLEAMACGCPVAAYPVTGPIDVIGNDGPGALQDDLQAACLAALKIDRNEVRRFAERFSWAAASRQFLSHLHPFTPAAQQELQLSMQAAK; encoded by the coding sequence ATGAACATCCTCATCGTCACCGACGCATGGGAGCCGCAGGTCAACGGCGTGGTGCGCACGCTCAAGCAGACCCGGCGCGAACTCGAAAAGCTCGGCCACAGCGTCGAGCTGATCACGCCGCAGGACTTCACCACCTTCCCCTGCCCGACTTATCCGGAAATCCGCCTCTCGTGGCGGCCGGGCAAGAAGATCGCCGCGCGGATCGAGGCCTTCCGCCCCGATGCGATCCACATCGCCACCGAAGGCCCGCTCGGCCTGGCCGCGCGCAAGTACTGCATCCGGCACAAGCTGCCGTTCACCACCGCCTACCATTCGCGCTTCCCCGAATACGTGCAGCTGCGCTTCGGCATTCCGGTGGCGTGGACCTACCGCTGGCTGGCGCGCTTCCACAACGCCGCCGAAGCAACGATGGCGCCGACCCGCGTCGTCGTCGACGACCTGAAGGCGCGCGGCTTCACCAAGACCGTGATGTGGTCGCGCGGCGTCGACCTCGACATCTTCAAGCCCGTGACGCGCGACAAGCTGCAGACGCGCCGGCCGATCTTCGTCTACGTCGGCCGCGTCGCGGTCGAAAAGAACGTCGAAGCCTTCCTCGAACTCGACCTGCCCGGCTCCAAATGGGTCTGCGGCGACGGCCCCGCCGCCGCCGCGCTCAAGGCCAAGTACCCGGGCGTCAACTGGCTGGGCGTGCTGAGCCAGGACGAACTCGCCGAGGTCTACAGCGCCGCCGACGTGTTCGTGTTCCCGAGCCGCACCGACACCTTCGGCCTCGTCCTGCTCGAAGCCATGGCCTGCGGCTGCCCGGTGGCCGCCTACCCGGTGACCGGGCCGATCGACGTCATCGGCAACGACGGCCCCGGCGCGCTGCAGGACGACCTGCAGGCCGCCTGCCTTGCCGCATTGAAGATCGACCGCAACGAAGTCCGCCGCTTCGCCGAACGCTTCTCGTGGGCCGCCGCCAGCCGGCAGTTCCTCTCCCACCTGCACCCGTTCACCCCGGCCGCGCAGCAGGAGTTGCAGTTGAGTATGCAGGCGGCGAAGTAA
- the surE gene encoding 5'/3'-nucleotidase SurE, with the protein MKPSHIAAALVVSGLATPAFALNILLSNDDGFTAANVRALYTRLKAAGHDVIVSAPCQDQSGKGASVNFLTPLTPLAKDCRGGTVKAGAAAVGTDPAIADISYVDGTPVMATMYGLDVLAPARWGKAPDLLISGPNEGQNLGSIVNSSGTVSNAIFAASRGIPAIAVSADTNTKDNAALADEAAVLTVRFVNALLAKRGSGAIMPAGTAINVNFPKFDAGGSARVQWVFGRFGSYTAMAPRFVADLSKDPISTGYGVKYPYPGVTFRLNNTPSAADANSESALNAKGYATVTTMQVGYEARPQAQQWLRLRLKDLLAQ; encoded by the coding sequence ATGAAACCGAGTCACATTGCGGCAGCACTGGTCGTATCCGGCCTGGCTACGCCGGCTTTTGCACTGAACATTCTGTTGTCCAACGACGACGGCTTTACCGCGGCCAATGTGCGTGCGCTGTACACCCGGCTCAAGGCGGCCGGCCACGACGTGATCGTGTCGGCACCGTGCCAGGACCAGAGCGGCAAGGGCGCATCGGTCAACTTCCTGACGCCGCTGACGCCGCTGGCGAAGGATTGCCGCGGTGGCACGGTCAAGGCCGGCGCGGCGGCGGTCGGCACCGATCCGGCGATCGCCGACATCAGCTATGTCGATGGCACGCCGGTGATGGCGACGATGTACGGGCTCGACGTGCTGGCCCCGGCGCGCTGGGGCAAGGCGCCCGATCTGCTGATCTCCGGCCCGAACGAGGGCCAGAACCTCGGCAGCATCGTCAATTCGTCGGGCACCGTCAGTAATGCGATCTTTGCCGCCAGCCGCGGCATTCCGGCGATCGCGGTCAGCGCCGATACGAACACCAAGGACAACGCGGCGCTGGCCGACGAGGCCGCGGTGCTGACGGTCAGGTTCGTCAATGCCTTGCTCGCCAAACGCGGCAGTGGTGCGATCATGCCCGCCGGCACGGCAATCAATGTCAACTTCCCGAAGTTCGATGCCGGCGGCAGCGCCAGGGTGCAGTGGGTGTTCGGCCGCTTCGGCAGCTACACGGCGATGGCGCCGCGCTTCGTCGCCGATCTGTCCAAGGACCCGATCTCGACCGGCTATGGCGTCAAGTATCCCTACCCGGGCGTGACGTTCAGGCTCAACAACACGCCGTCGGCCGCCGATGCGAACAGCGAGTCGGCGCTGAACGCCAAGGGCTATGCGACGGTGACGACGATGCAGGTCGGCTACGAAGCCCGGCCGCAGGCCCAGCAATGGTTGCGCCTGCGTCTCAAAGACCTGCTGGCGCAGTGA
- a CDS encoding NAD+ synthase, translating into MKIALAQLNPKVGDIAGNLDLILAAAQQAREAGADVLVTPELVLTGYPPEDLLLRPSFLADCARAIGRLIDEVDGITLVVGHPRASGDERYNTATVIRDGNVLGRYEKMLLPNDEVFDEVRYFTPGAVPLVFEQPNAAGDVRIGVVICEDVWDIEPAAAARDEGAELLLVLNASPYHKAKQDKRHEVVRQRVDENGIAVVYVNMVGGQDELVFDGHSFAMNRSGDVVVQAAPFATTLAYADYFDGDLQLGEVAPECSEEESVYKALVTGVRDYIGKNGFPGVLLGLSGGIDSALTLAIAVDALGADKVHAVMMPSRYTAGISVDDSREMIGRLGCKYSEIEIWPMYEAFMAGLAPEFAGTQPDTTEENLQSRIRGTLLMALSNKHGSLVLTTGNKSEMTTGYATLYGDMAGGFAVLKDVAKTLVYRLSNWRNRTDAFALAGVIPERIITRPPSAELRPDQKDQDSLPEYDVLDAILEAYVERNLSRAEIVALGFVQADVDRVVRLLRINEYKRRQAPVGPRITHRSFGKDWRMPITNGYRE; encoded by the coding sequence ATGAAAATCGCCCTTGCGCAGCTCAATCCCAAGGTCGGCGATATCGCCGGCAACCTCGACCTGATCCTCGCCGCTGCACAGCAAGCCCGCGAAGCCGGCGCCGACGTGCTGGTGACGCCCGAGCTGGTGCTGACCGGCTACCCGCCCGAAGACCTGCTGCTGCGGCCGAGCTTTCTTGCCGACTGCGCGCGCGCGATCGGCCGGCTGATCGACGAGGTCGACGGCATCACCCTGGTCGTCGGCCACCCGCGCGCCTCGGGCGACGAGCGCTACAACACCGCGACGGTGATCCGCGACGGCAACGTGCTCGGCCGCTACGAGAAGATGCTGCTGCCGAACGACGAGGTGTTCGACGAAGTCCGCTACTTCACGCCCGGCGCCGTGCCGCTGGTGTTCGAGCAGCCGAATGCGGCGGGCGATGTCCGCATCGGCGTGGTGATCTGCGAGGACGTTTGGGACATCGAGCCGGCCGCCGCCGCGCGCGACGAGGGGGCCGAGCTGCTGCTGGTGCTGAATGCCTCGCCCTACCACAAGGCCAAGCAGGACAAGCGCCACGAGGTGGTCCGCCAGCGCGTCGACGAGAACGGCATCGCGGTCGTCTACGTCAACATGGTCGGCGGCCAGGACGAACTGGTGTTCGACGGCCATTCGTTCGCGATGAACCGCAGCGGCGACGTCGTCGTCCAGGCAGCGCCGTTCGCGACCACGCTCGCCTACGCCGACTACTTCGACGGCGACCTGCAGCTCGGCGAGGTCGCGCCCGAATGCAGCGAGGAGGAAAGCGTCTACAAGGCGCTGGTGACCGGCGTGCGCGACTACATCGGCAAGAACGGCTTTCCGGGCGTGCTGCTCGGCCTCTCGGGCGGGATCGACTCGGCGCTGACGCTGGCGATCGCCGTCGACGCACTCGGTGCCGACAAGGTGCACGCGGTGATGATGCCGTCGCGCTATACGGCCGGCATCTCGGTCGACGACTCGCGCGAGATGATCGGGCGCCTGGGCTGCAAGTACTCGGAAATCGAGATCTGGCCGATGTACGAGGCGTTCATGGCCGGGCTCGCGCCCGAGTTTGCCGGCACCCAGCCCGACACCACCGAGGAAAACCTGCAGAGCCGGATTCGCGGCACGCTACTGATGGCGCTGTCGAACAAGCACGGCAGCCTGGTGCTGACCACCGGCAACAAGAGCGAGATGACCACCGGCTACGCGACGCTGTACGGCGACATGGCCGGCGGCTTTGCGGTGCTCAAGGACGTTGCCAAGACGCTGGTCTACCGGCTGTCGAACTGGCGTAATCGCACCGATGCGTTTGCGCTGGCCGGGGTGATTCCCGAGCGCATCATCACCCGGCCGCCGAGCGCCGAGCTGCGGCCGGACCAGAAAGACCAGGATTCGCTGCCCGAGTACGACGTGCTCGACGCGATCCTCGAGGCCTATGTCGAGCGCAACCTCAGCCGGGCCGAAATCGTCGCGCTGGGTTTCGTCCAGGCCGATGTCGACCGCGTGGTGCGGCTGCTCAGGATCAACGAGTACAAGCGCCGCCAGGCGCCGGTCGGTCCGCGCATCACCCACCGCAGCTTCGGCAAGGACTGGCGGATGCCGATCACCAACGGCTACCGCGAATGA
- a CDS encoding TetR/AcrR family transcriptional regulator: MATQIERSSATQARLIDATISLLDELGYARLSETRICERAGVSRGALRHHFPSGRYDLLPVVVEKLVSSEAARFAALGQLTPLERVHLMLHSTLAYPDHSTSVALLQIWMAARGDAKLFDGVGPIFDSALPRLFGLEPGVPHDPQTLALRFLLHGAALHRFSADYDVAKLRDALRWMLGLLEQPAGFAERFASFTGQRAVEAV; this comes from the coding sequence ATGGCTACTCAAATCGAACGCTCCAGCGCAACCCAGGCCCGGCTGATCGACGCGACCATTTCGCTGCTGGACGAACTCGGCTACGCAAGGCTGAGCGAAACCCGCATCTGCGAGCGCGCCGGCGTCAGCCGCGGCGCGCTGCGCCACCATTTCCCGAGCGGTCGCTACGACCTGCTGCCGGTGGTTGTGGAAAAACTGGTCTCATCCGAGGCCGCGCGCTTTGCCGCGCTTGGCCAGTTGACGCCGCTCGAGCGCGTCCACCTGATGCTGCACAGCACCCTCGCCTACCCCGATCACAGCACCAGCGTCGCGCTGTTGCAGATCTGGATGGCCGCGCGCGGCGATGCCAAGCTGTTCGACGGCGTCGGGCCGATTTTCGACAGCGCGCTGCCCCGCCTCTTCGGCCTCGAGCCCGGCGTACCGCACGACCCGCAGACGCTGGCGTTGCGCTTTCTGCTGCACGGTGCGGCGCTGCACCGCTTCAGCGCCGACTACGACGTGGCCAAGCTGCGCGATGCACTGCGCTGGATGCTGGGCCTGCTCGAGCAGCCGGCAGGCTTCGCCGAACGCTTCGCGTCGTTCACCGGTCAGCGGGCCGTCGAAGCGGTCTGA
- a CDS encoding UDP-2,3-diacylglucosamine diphosphatase, protein MSDAPLAFRSIWISDVHLGTAGCQADYLLDFLKHAECEHLYLVGDIIDGWALKRSWYWKQSHNDVIQKVLRKARKGTQVTYIPGNHDEGARQFLGLMFGDIRIEDEVIHTTADGRRFLILHGDRFDGVVQCAKWLAIVGDRAYGITLRLNYWFNRLRARLGLGYWSLSQYLKHKVKTAVSFVGKFEEAVAAEAKARGVDGVICGHIHKAEMREIDGVLYCNDGDWVESLTALVETHAGELKIITWQKFYAEQQAPRLIAAPDNSLQPQALPVGKHSTDLSTEKRVAA, encoded by the coding sequence ATGAGTGACGCGCCGCTGGCTTTCCGCAGTATCTGGATCTCCGACGTCCACCTCGGCACCGCCGGTTGCCAGGCCGACTACCTGCTCGATTTCCTCAAGCACGCCGAGTGCGAGCACCTCTATCTCGTCGGCGACATCATCGACGGCTGGGCGCTCAAGCGCAGCTGGTACTGGAAACAGAGCCACAACGACGTGATCCAGAAGGTGTTGCGCAAGGCGCGCAAGGGCACGCAGGTCACCTACATCCCCGGCAACCACGACGAAGGCGCGCGGCAGTTCCTCGGGCTGATGTTCGGCGACATCCGCATCGAGGACGAGGTGATCCACACCACCGCCGACGGCCGCCGCTTCCTGATCCTGCACGGCGACCGTTTCGACGGCGTGGTCCAGTGCGCCAAGTGGCTGGCCATCGTCGGCGACCGCGCCTACGGCATCACGCTGCGGCTCAACTACTGGTTCAACCGGCTGCGCGCGCGGCTCGGCCTCGGCTACTGGTCGCTGTCGCAATACCTCAAGCACAAGGTCAAGACCGCGGTGAGCTTCGTCGGCAAGTTCGAGGAGGCCGTCGCCGCCGAGGCCAAGGCGCGCGGCGTCGACGGCGTGATCTGCGGCCACATCCACAAGGCCGAGATGCGCGAGATCGACGGCGTGCTCTATTGCAACGACGGCGACTGGGTCGAAAGCCTGACCGCGCTGGTCGAGACCCACGCCGGCGAGCTGAAGATCATCACCTGGCAGAAGTTCTACGCCGAACAGCAGGCGCCCCGGCTGATCGCCGCGCCCGACAACAGCCTGCAGCCGCAAGCCTTGCCGGTCGGCAAGCACAGCACCGATCTCTCCACGGAAAAAAGGGTTGCCGCATGA